A window of the Candidatus Eremiobacteraceae bacterium genome harbors these coding sequences:
- a CDS encoding acyl carrier protein, with amino-acid sequence MSVFEKVKKTIVEQLGVEESEVTMDASITDDLGADSLDQVELVMALETEFNLDIPDEEAEKIKTVGDAVKYIEEVTEKA; translated from the coding sequence ATGTCAGTCTTCGAGAAAGTGAAGAAGACCATCGTCGAGCAGCTCGGCGTCGAGGAAAGCGAAGTGACGATGGATGCGTCGATCACCGACGACCTCGGCGCGGATTCGCTCGACCAGGTGGAGCTCGTGATGGCGCTGGAGACCGAGTTCAATCTCGACATCCCCGATGAGGAGGCCGAGAAGATCAAGACGGTCGGCGACGCCGTCAAGTACATCGAAGAGGTCACCGAAAAGGCGTGA
- a CDS encoding alpha/beta hydrolase: MLQRLYWVHGSGYTQDSFRAQVEAFPGSVALSLPGHPDGEPLASVGDMADWLGRSIRGAGAGKAVVGGNSLGGAIAMEWALRYPDHAAGLILIGTGARLRVGQAIFDMLDRQWPACIPALVDYALSANAPAELRQRVQQWHETVGQRATRTDYAACNEFDIMPRLPGVAAPTLIVVGGEDGLTPPKYSRYLHEHLGSSQLLEVPGAGHLAMAQRPDLVNPAIEAFLRTTN, encoded by the coding sequence ATGCTGCAACGCCTGTACTGGGTCCACGGCTCGGGCTACACGCAGGATAGCTTCCGCGCGCAAGTCGAGGCGTTCCCAGGCTCGGTCGCGCTGTCGCTGCCCGGGCACCCGGACGGCGAGCCGCTCGCGAGCGTCGGCGACATGGCCGATTGGCTGGGACGTTCGATCCGCGGCGCGGGCGCAGGCAAAGCAGTCGTGGGGGGCAACTCGCTGGGCGGAGCGATCGCCATGGAGTGGGCGCTGCGCTATCCGGACCACGCGGCCGGCCTCATCCTGATCGGCACCGGCGCCCGCCTACGTGTCGGCCAGGCCATCTTCGATATGCTCGACCGCCAATGGCCTGCATGCATTCCGGCGCTCGTGGATTACGCGCTGTCGGCGAACGCGCCAGCCGAATTGCGTCAGCGGGTGCAGCAGTGGCACGAGACGGTAGGTCAAAGGGCGACGCGTACCGACTACGCGGCGTGCAACGAGTTTGACATCATGCCGCGGCTACCAGGAGTCGCCGCGCCGACGTTGATCGTCGTCGGCGGCGAAGACGGGCTGACACCGCCGAAATACTCGCGCTACTTGCACGAGCACCTCGGCAGCAGTCAACTTCTCGAGGTACCCGGCGCCGGCCACCTGGCGATGGCGCAACGCCCCGATCTCGTGAATCCCGCGATCGAGGCGTTCCTGAGGACGACGAACTAG
- the rpsP gene encoding 30S ribosomal protein S16: MAVKIRLRRTGAKKQPSYRVVVADSASPRDGRFIEIIGHFNPRREPAELVLDEDKVKHWLGNGAQPSDTVARLLAAKGLYDKAKVPMRKPREKRKGKSNA; the protein is encoded by the coding sequence TTGGCCGTCAAGATCAGACTGCGCCGCACGGGCGCGAAAAAACAGCCTTCATATCGCGTCGTCGTCGCCGACTCGGCGTCGCCCCGCGACGGACGTTTCATCGAGATCATCGGGCACTTCAACCCACGCCGCGAACCCGCCGAGCTCGTGCTCGACGAGGACAAAGTCAAACACTGGCTGGGCAACGGCGCGCAGCCCTCGGACACCGTAGCGCGGCTGCTGGCCGCAAAGGGACTGTACGACAAGGCGAAAGTGCCGATGCGCAAACCGCGCGAGAAGCGCAAAGGAAAGTCAAATGCCTGA
- a CDS encoding dihydrodipicolinate synthase family protein, producing MSEHLTRGINCASLTPLGADGSVCIDLLIAHCRWLLDEGCESIVLLGTTGEANSFTTAERQAILEGVLERGIAPDTLIVGTGCCAVGDTVALTKHALACGVVRVLMLPPFYYKNIEENGVVASFSRVIEAAGEERLRLYLYQIPQLTGVSLVPTVIEALLETYPQVVAGIKDSSGDWNGIATLCARFGERMDVLVGSERYLLPALRAGASGCVTATANAHPAMISELYRNAVREDADARQEEVAAARAIFEEFPMIAALKEVTAVRTGDARWRNLRPPLTPLDAARAQRLAR from the coding sequence ATGAGCGAGCACCTCACGCGCGGCATCAACTGCGCGAGCCTCACGCCGCTCGGCGCGGACGGCAGCGTCTGCATCGATCTGCTGATCGCCCACTGCCGCTGGTTGTTGGACGAAGGCTGCGAGAGCATCGTGCTGCTCGGCACCACCGGCGAGGCGAACTCGTTCACGACGGCAGAGCGCCAGGCGATCCTGGAAGGCGTGCTCGAGCGCGGCATCGCGCCGGACACGTTGATCGTCGGCACGGGCTGCTGCGCGGTCGGCGACACCGTGGCGCTGACCAAGCACGCGCTGGCATGCGGGGTCGTGCGCGTGCTGATGCTGCCGCCATTCTACTATAAGAACATCGAGGAGAATGGCGTCGTCGCTTCGTTTTCGCGCGTTATCGAGGCGGCCGGCGAGGAGCGCCTGCGCCTGTACCTCTACCAGATCCCGCAACTTACCGGCGTTTCGCTCGTGCCGACGGTGATCGAAGCATTGCTCGAGACATATCCACAGGTCGTCGCCGGGATCAAAGATAGCTCGGGCGATTGGAACGGCATCGCGACCTTATGCGCGCGCTTCGGGGAGCGGATGGATGTGCTGGTCGGCAGCGAGCGATATCTGCTGCCGGCGCTGCGCGCCGGGGCGAGCGGCTGCGTCACCGCCACCGCCAATGCACATCCTGCGATGATCAGCGAGCTGTATCGCAACGCAGTCCGGGAGGACGCGGACGCGCGCCAAGAAGAGGTCGCCGCCGCGCGCGCGATCTTCGAGGAGTTTCCGATGATCGCGGCGCTCAAAGAAGTCACGGCTGTCCGCACCGGCGACGCGCGCTGGCGCAACCTGCGCCCACCGCTCACACCGCTCGACGCCGCGCGCGCGCAGCGCCTCGCGCGTTAG
- a CDS encoding proline dehydrogenase family protein, whose amino-acid sequence MMRAALLRAADNRGLQHLIMRHGRRFGAYRFVAGETVDEFMDAVRETNRAGMRVAAGLLGEDVRSGEDAAGVANAYRALIDRFAADRADANVALKLTHLGLPIAADLAAGNLDSVLAKAAEHGSFVRIDMEQSEHTDATLAIYRELRARGIDNVGAVLQAYLYRSEADLRALLPLQPSLRIVKGAYLEPASIAFPRKLDVDRNYVRLLELCLREGRFTAIATHDDAIIAHAIEFIRREAIAHDRFEFQMLYGVRPRLQADLVRRGYGLRIAVPFGSQWYPYFMRRLAERPANVMFMLRSMWRG is encoded by the coding sequence ATGATGCGCGCGGCGCTGCTGCGCGCGGCGGACAACCGCGGGCTGCAGCATCTCATCATGCGCCATGGCCGGCGCTTCGGCGCCTACCGCTTCGTCGCGGGTGAGACCGTCGATGAGTTCATGGATGCCGTGCGGGAGACCAATCGGGCCGGCATGCGCGTCGCCGCCGGGCTGCTGGGAGAAGACGTGCGCAGCGGCGAGGACGCGGCCGGCGTGGCGAACGCCTACCGCGCGCTGATCGACCGGTTCGCCGCCGACCGTGCCGACGCCAACGTCGCCCTTAAGCTGACGCATCTCGGGCTGCCGATCGCTGCCGACCTAGCGGCCGGCAATCTCGACTCCGTCCTCGCCAAGGCCGCCGAGCATGGCAGCTTCGTGCGCATCGACATGGAGCAGTCCGAGCATACCGATGCGACGCTTGCCATCTATCGGGAACTGCGGGCGCGAGGGATCGACAACGTCGGCGCGGTGCTGCAGGCGTACCTGTACCGTTCGGAGGCCGACCTGCGCGCGCTGCTGCCGCTTCAGCCGAGCCTGCGAATCGTCAAGGGCGCGTATCTGGAGCCTGCATCGATCGCATTTCCGCGCAAGCTCGACGTCGACCGCAATTACGTGCGCCTACTCGAGCTGTGCTTGCGCGAAGGCCGGTTCACGGCGATCGCGACCCACGACGACGCCATCATCGCGCACGCGATCGAGTTCATCCGGCGCGAGGCGATCGCGCACGACCGCTTCGAGTTCCAGATGCTCTACGGCGTGCGCCCACGGCTGCAGGCGGATCTCGTGCGGCGCGGGTACGGCTTGCGAATCGCGGTGCCGTTCGGTTCGCAGTGGTATCCGTATTTCATGCGCAGGCTCGCGGAGCGGCCGGCCAATGTCATGTTCATGCTGCGCTCGATGTGGCGGGGATGA
- the ffh gene encoding signal recognition particle protein produces MLESLSGRLSAIFARLRSRGKLSEADVSEVLREVRIALLEADVNLGVVKDFIASIRPRAVGAEVLESMTPAQAVIAIVRDGLVELLGARLDPVHFEGTGATTVMLAGLQGSGKTTHAAKLALLWKNEGRRPLLVACDVHRPAAVEQLRMLGAQIDVPVYAEDGASDAPGIAARALEQARAAGNAVVVFDTAGRLQIDEPMMAELERVKAAIRPSETLLVVDSMTGQEAVNVAQVFDRRIGLTGTILTKLDGDSRGGAALSIRAVTGKPVKFIGVGEKVTALEPFHPDRLVSRILGMGDMLTLIEKSQRVFDERQAKELATKIRTASFTLADFLDQLRQLKRMGSVQDLLRMIPGMGKLGAVRDIDDSEVARVEAIILSMTPKERADPRVLNASRRRRIAAGSGRTVQDVNRLIKQFEASQKMMKTLGRGRGR; encoded by the coding sequence ATGCTCGAATCTCTATCCGGTCGCCTGTCGGCGATCTTCGCACGGTTGCGTTCCCGCGGCAAGCTGAGCGAAGCGGACGTCTCGGAGGTGCTCCGAGAGGTCCGCATCGCGCTGCTCGAAGCAGACGTCAATCTGGGCGTGGTGAAGGACTTCATCGCCTCGATCCGGCCGCGCGCCGTGGGCGCAGAGGTGCTCGAGTCGATGACGCCCGCGCAAGCCGTGATCGCGATCGTGCGCGACGGGTTGGTCGAACTGCTCGGCGCGCGTCTCGATCCGGTGCATTTCGAAGGCACGGGTGCGACCACGGTGATGCTGGCCGGGCTACAGGGCAGCGGCAAGACGACGCATGCCGCCAAGCTCGCGCTCTTGTGGAAGAACGAGGGCCGGCGGCCGCTGCTCGTGGCCTGCGACGTGCACAGGCCGGCGGCCGTCGAGCAGTTGCGCATGCTCGGCGCCCAGATCGACGTGCCGGTCTACGCGGAGGACGGCGCGAGCGACGCGCCCGGGATCGCCGCGCGCGCGCTCGAGCAGGCGCGTGCCGCGGGCAACGCGGTCGTCGTCTTCGACACCGCCGGCCGGCTGCAGATCGACGAACCGATGATGGCCGAGCTCGAGCGCGTGAAGGCCGCGATCCGGCCGTCCGAGACGCTGCTCGTCGTGGACTCGATGACCGGTCAAGAGGCGGTCAACGTCGCGCAGGTCTTCGACCGGCGCATCGGCCTGACGGGCACGATCCTCACCAAGCTGGACGGCGACAGCCGCGGCGGCGCCGCGCTCTCCATCCGGGCTGTGACGGGCAAGCCGGTCAAGTTCATCGGCGTCGGCGAAAAGGTGACCGCGCTCGAGCCCTTCCACCCCGACCGTCTGGTGTCGCGCATCCTCGGCATGGGCGACATGCTCACGCTCATCGAGAAGAGTCAGCGCGTTTTTGACGAACGTCAAGCCAAAGAGCTCGCCACCAAGATCCGCACAGCGAGCTTCACCCTGGCGGACTTCCTGGACCAGCTGCGCCAGCTCAAACGCATGGGCTCGGTGCAGGACCTGCTTCGGATGATCCCGGGGATGGGGAAGCTCGGCGCCGTGCGCGACATCGACGATTCCGAGGTGGCGCGCGTCGAGGCGATCATCTTGTCGATGACGCCGAAGGAGCGAGCCGATCCGCGCGTTCTCAACGCCAGCCGCCGGCGGCGCATCGCGGCCGGCAGCGGCAGGACCGTCCAAGACGTGAATCGATTGATCAAACAATTCGAAGCGTCGCAGAAGATGATGAAGACGCTGGGCCGCGGGCGCGGCCGCTAG
- the fabD gene encoding ACP S-malonyltransferase: protein MPTLGVIFPGQGSQSVGMGVDVAERFPVSRECFARASKILGYDLLELCRNGSDEQLRETRVGQPAIFTANVAICRAVETLGLTPIVSAGHSFGEYCSLTIAGSLTFDEAARLVNERGLAMGAAADEAPGSMAAVIGFDQARVAEMCAQARQSSGARVDLANLNAPIQIVVSGDEAGVNALCELAKEAGAKRVVTLNVSGAWHSELMRPAVARFSAFVESARIALPAFEVISNVEVEPYRSVEQIRRCLIASLVSRVRWHETAVALAARKPDFIIECGASAVLAPMMRRLPGVDAERVIHVADAQGVAKLAQAAGVAPRGQDTVGSSPL, encoded by the coding sequence ATGCCGACGCTCGGTGTCATCTTCCCCGGCCAGGGGTCGCAGAGCGTCGGGATGGGCGTCGACGTCGCCGAGCGCTTTCCCGTCTCGCGCGAGTGCTTCGCGCGCGCTTCCAAGATCCTCGGCTACGATCTGCTCGAGCTGTGCCGCAATGGCAGCGACGAGCAACTGCGCGAGACGCGCGTCGGCCAGCCGGCGATCTTCACCGCCAACGTCGCCATCTGTCGCGCGGTCGAGACGCTCGGCCTGACGCCGATCGTGTCCGCGGGCCACTCGTTCGGCGAATACTGCTCGCTCACGATCGCCGGGTCGCTCACCTTTGACGAAGCCGCGCGGCTGGTGAACGAGCGCGGCTTAGCCATGGGTGCTGCAGCCGATGAAGCGCCGGGCAGCATGGCTGCCGTGATCGGCTTCGATCAGGCGCGCGTCGCTGAGATGTGCGCGCAGGCCCGGCAAAGCAGCGGCGCCCGCGTCGATCTCGCCAACCTCAATGCGCCCATCCAGATCGTCGTCTCCGGCGATGAGGCCGGCGTCAACGCGCTGTGCGAGCTGGCAAAGGAGGCCGGCGCGAAGCGCGTCGTCACGCTCAACGTGTCGGGCGCCTGGCACAGCGAGCTGATGCGTCCGGCGGTCGCGCGCTTCAGCGCGTTCGTCGAGTCCGCGCGCATCGCGTTGCCGGCATTCGAGGTCATCAGCAACGTCGAGGTCGAGCCGTATCGATCGGTCGAGCAGATCCGGCGCTGTCTCATCGCCAGTCTGGTCTCGCGCGTGCGCTGGCACGAGACGGCCGTGGCGCTAGCGGCGCGCAAACCGGACTTTATCATCGAATGCGGCGCCAGCGCCGTGCTCGCTCCCATGATGCGCCGCTTGCCCGGCGTGGACGCGGAGCGCGTGATCCATGTCGCGGACGCGCAGGGCGTCGCAAAGCTCGCGCAGGCCGCCGGCGTCGCGCCGCGCGGCCAGGACACGGTCGGGAGCTCCCCGCTGTGA
- the rimM gene encoding ribosome maturation factor RimM (Essential for efficient processing of 16S rRNA), producing MSGADRDAQVLVGRVVGVFGLRGDVKVAASFLELRPGLALTGRAPGQDARTLIIERVRPATGHVRVLFEGVTDADQAQALRGTTLHARAADLPPLPANAYRESELVGMTVTDARLGELGAVVGVARYPGADMLVVGPKRALVPMLEAYGLTVDRVARVITTRLPAGFEDLL from the coding sequence TTGAGCGGCGCCGACCGGGATGCACAGGTGCTGGTCGGCCGAGTGGTCGGGGTGTTCGGATTGCGCGGCGACGTCAAGGTCGCCGCTTCTTTTTTGGAGCTGCGCCCAGGGTTGGCGCTGACCGGCCGCGCCCCCGGGCAAGATGCGCGCACGCTGATCATCGAGCGCGTGCGGCCTGCGACCGGCCACGTGCGGGTGCTGTTCGAAGGGGTGACCGACGCGGACCAGGCGCAGGCGCTGCGCGGCACGACGCTGCACGCGCGAGCCGCCGATCTGCCGCCGCTGCCGGCCAATGCGTATCGCGAATCAGAACTTGTCGGTATGACGGTGACCGACGCCCGCCTTGGCGAACTCGGCGCTGTGGTCGGCGTCGCCCGCTATCCCGGCGCGGATATGCTCGTGGTCGGGCCCAAGCGCGCGCTGGTGCCGATGCTCGAAGCGTACGGCCTGACTGTCGACCGGGTCGCGAGAGTGATAACGACGCGTCTGCCGGCGGGTTTCGAGGACTTGTTGTGA
- a CDS encoding exonuclease domain-containing protein, translating to MLDVAGAVAFEKLDLWSCPFAVIDIETTGSVAGKHAVTEIAMVHVVEGRLAKRWRSFVNPRQPIPRFITALTGITDEMVAGAPLIGRLLPDVVDFIGDAIVVGHNVRFDAGFIEHELRAHGYPGLANPTVDTLVLARRTIAEVANYRLGTLTRELGIDVERHHRALADATATAQLLVHCIRKLEDHGVFTYGSLLEYLRTRAQPRRRPSSARSYPPAAQLPVWTSILLDELAHVPSKPGVYLLKDAGDSVVYVGKSRNLRQRLRAYATAGAPAGAKLQALRGVVASFDYLVTGSEFEALLLEAQLVRQHNPPFNALLRNFKEFAFIKLERGHHGRVLTTTRLAADGAQYYGPYRSMAAARAAVAALQDALGLRGVDAPSDDGLALPPGRAEALVDEAIAFLEGTADDVLLCTARRRDEAAARGRHDVAAREEQRLERLRRLRASHASLEFAAGLNVLVLAPSTDPALEQCYLFCGGRLAGRCGLPRRLPQRDAARAALAQLLRERYKPTTAPHSFMRQEEIDQISILATWYRERREGLSYVDLPGIDPTESTAAGWAAAILDGQALDVGWEVPKNQGEQQREAGRQEIEQGGCPVVIGDAVLDMAG from the coding sequence ATGCTGGACGTCGCGGGCGCTGTCGCGTTCGAGAAGCTTGACCTCTGGTCGTGCCCATTTGCCGTGATCGATATCGAGACCACCGGCAGCGTCGCGGGCAAGCATGCGGTCACCGAGATCGCGATGGTCCACGTCGTCGAGGGCCGGCTCGCCAAACGCTGGCGCTCGTTCGTCAATCCACGCCAGCCGATTCCGCGTTTCATCACCGCGCTCACCGGCATCACCGATGAGATGGTCGCGGGAGCTCCGCTCATCGGCCGGCTGCTGCCCGACGTCGTCGATTTCATCGGGGACGCGATCGTCGTCGGCCACAACGTGCGCTTCGACGCGGGTTTCATCGAGCACGAGCTGCGCGCGCACGGCTATCCGGGCCTTGCCAATCCGACCGTCGACACGCTCGTGCTCGCGCGGCGCACGATCGCCGAGGTCGCCAACTACCGGCTCGGCACCCTGACGCGCGAGTTGGGGATCGACGTCGAGCGCCATCATCGCGCGCTCGCAGATGCGACGGCGACCGCGCAACTGCTCGTCCACTGCATCCGCAAGCTCGAAGATCACGGCGTTTTCACATACGGCTCGCTGCTCGAGTACTTGCGCACGCGCGCCCAGCCCCGCCGGCGCCCGTCCTCCGCGCGCAGCTATCCTCCGGCCGCGCAACTGCCGGTTTGGACCTCGATCCTGCTCGACGAGCTGGCGCACGTGCCTTCCAAACCCGGCGTTTACCTGCTCAAGGATGCGGGCGACAGCGTCGTCTACGTCGGCAAGTCGCGCAATCTGCGCCAGCGCCTGCGCGCGTACGCCACGGCCGGCGCGCCCGCGGGCGCCAAGCTGCAAGCGCTGCGCGGCGTCGTGGCGTCTTTCGACTATCTGGTCACGGGCTCGGAATTCGAGGCGTTGCTGCTCGAAGCGCAACTGGTGCGCCAGCACAACCCGCCGTTCAACGCCTTGCTGCGCAACTTCAAGGAGTTCGCGTTCATCAAACTCGAGCGGGGGCATCACGGCCGCGTGCTGACGACCACCCGGCTGGCGGCCGACGGGGCGCAGTACTACGGCCCGTATCGGAGCATGGCGGCCGCGCGCGCCGCGGTGGCTGCGCTGCAAGACGCGCTCGGCTTGCGCGGCGTCGACGCTCCGTCGGACGACGGACTGGCGCTGCCGCCCGGACGGGCCGAGGCGCTGGTGGACGAGGCGATCGCGTTCTTGGAAGGTACCGCGGACGACGTGCTGCTGTGCACGGCGCGCCGGCGCGACGAGGCGGCGGCCCGGGGCCGGCATGACGTCGCCGCGCGCGAAGAGCAGCGCCTTGAGCGCCTGCGCCGCTTGCGCGCGAGCCACGCCAGTCTCGAATTCGCTGCCGGTCTTAACGTGCTCGTCCTGGCCCCATCGACCGATCCGGCGCTGGAGCAGTGCTATCTGTTCTGCGGCGGGCGCCTGGCCGGCCGCTGCGGCCTGCCGCGACGCCTACCGCAGCGCGACGCGGCCCGTGCGGCGCTCGCGCAGCTGCTGCGCGAACGCTACAAACCGACGACGGCGCCTCATTCGTTCATGCGCCAAGAGGAGATCGATCAGATCTCGATCCTCGCGACGTGGTATCGCGAGCGCCGCGAAGGTCTCTCGTACGTCGATCTGCCCGGCATCGATCCAACCGAGAGCACGGCAGCCGGCTGGGCCGCCGCTATCCTTGACGGGCAGGCGCTAGACGTGGGTTGGGAAGTACCAAAGAATCAGGGCGAACAACAGCGCGAAGCCGGCCGCCAAGAAATAGAACAGGGCGGCTGCCCCGTTGTCATCGGCGACGCGGTGCTCGACATGGCTGGTTGA
- a CDS encoding NHL repeat-containing protein, with amino-acid sequence MRLARIALCFGVLVGLAACSSSSSTTINMPAAQTIYVGNDGPTKSIETFSTLASGNATPTTTITGALTTVASPLGIAVDSAGFIYEAEFGHPIINVFSPGSTGNVAPVRTITSVSSPLGLAVDAAGDLFVADRGAVNVKVYGPGATGAAVPLRTISVAAAGMTDISYLCLDNAGNLYVGGESSAHIAVYPAATASGNPVPLHNISGAATGLLNPYGMSTDALNNLYVADYGTQKVSVFPLGADGNVAPARTITSSGPAFVNIYGTAIDNRGNLYVNDNNTNTIFVFPPTASGATAPTATIVGAGTGLSNPWGLAIH; translated from the coding sequence ATGAGACTTGCACGGATCGCCCTATGTTTCGGTGTACTCGTCGGCCTCGCCGCCTGCAGCTCGTCGTCGTCGACGACGATCAACATGCCGGCGGCGCAGACGATCTACGTGGGCAATGACGGCCCCACGAAGAGCATCGAGACGTTTTCCACCCTTGCCAGCGGCAATGCGACTCCGACAACGACCATCACCGGCGCGCTGACGACCGTCGCGAGCCCGCTTGGCATCGCCGTCGACAGTGCGGGCTTCATTTATGAGGCCGAGTTCGGCCACCCCATCATCAACGTCTTCAGCCCTGGTTCCACCGGTAACGTCGCCCCGGTGCGCACGATCACGAGCGTGAGCTCTCCGCTGGGTCTTGCGGTCGACGCAGCAGGCGATCTGTTCGTCGCCGATCGAGGCGCCGTCAACGTGAAGGTCTACGGGCCGGGCGCGACCGGCGCGGCCGTTCCGTTGCGGACGATCTCCGTCGCCGCGGCGGGCATGACCGATATCAGCTATCTCTGTCTCGATAACGCAGGCAATCTGTATGTCGGCGGGGAGAGCAGCGCCCACATCGCGGTCTATCCCGCCGCGACGGCGAGCGGTAACCCGGTGCCGCTTCATAACATCTCCGGTGCGGCGACGGGCCTCCTGAATCCCTACGGGATGTCCACCGACGCGCTCAATAACCTATACGTCGCCGACTACGGCACCCAGAAGGTGAGCGTGTTCCCGCTCGGAGCCGACGGGAATGTGGCGCCGGCCCGGACCATCACCAGCTCCGGCCCCGCGTTCGTGAACATCTACGGTACCGCGATCGACAACCGCGGGAACCTCTACGTCAACGACAACAACACGAACACGATCTTTGTCTTCCCGCCGACCGCGAGCGGCGCAACGGCTCCGACGGCGACGATCGTGGGAGCCGGCACGGGCTTGTCCAATCCGTGGGGACTGGCGATCCACTAA
- a CDS encoding KH domain-containing protein, translating into MPDRPPEFTDIDLDDEDDHAATDPAPVPAEPADLDDADIDLDGDEDVDEDDAEGDDEETGDADVDLDEGAAPAPQASRAPYDEDDEEEHDVRDGIQRAAAVLKYIVENIVDEPDQISIGATEDDRGPVLLLRVAEDDRGKVIGRQGRIVQAIRTVVKAATIGTGEKVSVEIID; encoded by the coding sequence ATGCCTGACCGTCCGCCGGAGTTCACCGACATCGATCTGGATGACGAAGACGATCACGCCGCGACCGATCCGGCGCCCGTGCCCGCCGAGCCCGCTGATCTGGACGACGCTGACATCGATCTTGACGGCGATGAGGACGTAGACGAGGACGATGCGGAGGGCGACGACGAGGAGACCGGCGACGCGGACGTCGACCTCGATGAGGGCGCGGCGCCGGCGCCACAGGCGTCGCGTGCACCCTACGATGAGGATGACGAGGAGGAGCACGATGTCCGCGACGGCATCCAGCGGGCCGCGGCCGTGCTGAAGTACATCGTCGAGAACATCGTCGACGAGCCCGACCAGATCTCGATCGGCGCGACCGAGGACGACCGCGGGCCGGTCTTGCTCTTGCGCGTCGCCGAAGACGACCGCGGCAAGGTGATCGGCCGCCAAGGCCGCATCGTCCAAGCGATCAGGACGGTGGTCAAAGCGGCGACCATCGGCACGGGCGAGAAGGTCAGCGTCGAAATCATCGATTGA
- the fabG gene encoding 3-oxoacyl-[acyl-carrier-protein] reductase — MTRTLEGKTALVTGAGTGIGRAIAHAFAQAGAAVVLAGRRREPLEAVRQEVEGAGGMAHVHVADVSLQPEAAQLVAAAVKALGRLDVLVNNAGRTYDQLILRMKWDELDKTLATNLQSMFYTCAAAGKVMIGQKSGSIINVTSVVALTGNAGQSAYVASKAGVIGLTKSLAQEFGSRNVRVNAVAPGFIETEMTASLPDALKQQYMGRVPLRRFGSPDEVARVAVFLASDAAAYMTGQTLAVDGGLHM, encoded by the coding sequence GTGACTCGCACGCTCGAAGGCAAGACGGCTCTCGTCACGGGCGCGGGGACAGGCATCGGCCGCGCCATCGCGCACGCGTTCGCGCAGGCGGGCGCGGCGGTCGTGCTCGCAGGCCGGCGCCGCGAGCCGCTCGAGGCGGTCAGGCAGGAGGTCGAGGGAGCCGGCGGAATGGCGCACGTGCACGTGGCTGACGTTTCGCTGCAACCCGAGGCAGCGCAGCTCGTCGCCGCGGCGGTCAAAGCTTTGGGCCGTCTCGATGTCCTCGTCAACAACGCCGGGCGCACCTACGATCAGCTCATCTTGCGCATGAAATGGGATGAGCTCGACAAGACCCTGGCGACCAACCTGCAGTCGATGTTCTACACCTGTGCGGCAGCGGGAAAGGTCATGATAGGTCAGAAAAGCGGCTCGATCATCAATGTCACTTCCGTCGTGGCATTGACGGGAAATGCGGGGCAGAGCGCGTATGTCGCCTCGAAGGCCGGCGTGATCGGGCTTACGAAGTCGCTCGCGCAGGAGTTCGGGTCGCGCAACGTGCGCGTCAACGCCGTCGCTCCCGGATTCATCGAGACGGAGATGACCGCGTCGCTGCCCGACGCGCTCAAGCAGCAATACATGGGTCGCGTGCCGCTTCGCCGGTTTGGCAGCCCCGACGAGGTCGCTCGCGTGGCGGTGTTCTTGGCCAGCGACGCCGCGGCATACATGACCGGCCAGACGCTGGCCGTCGACGGCGGCCTGCACATGTAG